Genomic DNA from Caloranaerobacter ferrireducens:
TTTTTAGTATTGTTCCTTAGTCTTTTTTTTAACTTTTCTAGAACGGAATTATTGCTGTTGATATTTGCTATTTCCCTGGTAATAATTGCGGAAATGATTAATACATCTATTGAAAAGACAATAGATTTGATTACTGATAAGTATCATCCTTTAGCAGAGATTGCAAAAAATGTTGCAGCAGGAGCAGTATTAATTTCAGCAATAAATTCAGTAGTTGTAGCATATTTATTGTTATTTGATAGAGTTAATCCTTATACTAGTTTAATTATTATAAAGATTAAAAATTCACCTGTACATTTAACTTTTATAAGTATTTTTCTAGTTCTTATAATTACGATATATGTAAAAACATTAACAAATACAGGCACGCCTTTTAAAGGAGGCTTGGTTAGTGGACATGCTGCTGTTGCGTTTGCTACAGCAACAGCAATAACCTTTATTGGAAAGAATACTTTAGTTACAACATTGAGTTTTCTTATAGCGTTTTTAGTAGGGCAAAGTAGAATTGAAGGTGGAATTCATTCGACTTTTCAAGTATTTTTTGGTGCTTTATTAGGGATACTTTTGACAGTATTAGTATTTCAGTTTATTGGTTAATAATAAACTAATTAAAAAATAAATACAGGAAGTGGAGGTAAAATGTTAAGAGGGATTAGAAATATATTTATAACAGGGTTTTTAATAATATTACCTATAGCTGGAAGTCTTTATATAATGTATTTGTTTTTTAGCTTTATTGATAACCTTTTTAATATACCTCTTAAAGGTTTACTTGGTATTGAAGTTCCTGGTGTTGGAGTTATATTAACTTTTACTATTATTTTTGCAATAGGCGTTATAGCAAGAAATTATTTTGGTAAGAAAATATTGCATTTTACAGAGAAAATTATTATAAAAATTCCGTTAGTCAAGACTATTTATATTTCAATCAAACAAATTGTAGATACATTATTTCTAAAGAAAAATGATGCTTTTAAAAAAGCTGTTTTAGTTGAATATCCTAAAGAAGGGGTATATACTATTGGATTTATAACATCAGAATCGCCAAAAGAAATATCTGAAAAGACAAAAGCTGAGTGTGTAAGTTTATTTATACCAACTACTCCAAATCCAACTTCAGGTATGTTTATTATAGTTCCTAAAGATAAAGTTACTTATTTAGATATGGATGTAGAGGAAGCTATAAAGCTAATTGTATCTGGTGGGTTAGTGACTCCAGAAACAAAGTAAACATTGGGAGGAATGAAAATGCACAAGAGAATGGGTTTACTTTTCATAGTAACAATTGTACTAATAAGTTCGTTATTTGGATGTACTCAAAAAAATGTAACAGCTCCAAAACCCACTATAGCTAAAGAAGAAAGTAATAATAAAGATAATAAAATAGAAGAAAATATTAAAGAAAATGAGGAGAATGAAAAAGAAAATATAATAAGTGATGAGAATGATGATAATAATACTAACAAAGCAGATGATTTAATACAATCGCCATTGAGTGGCATTTATGCACCAAAAGAAAAAGTTTTAAGAAGACCTGTAGCAGTTATGTATGATAATCATCCAAGAGCTAGATGGCAGTCAGGTATAAGTCAAGCTGAAATAATTTATGAATTTTTAGTAGAAGGTAAATATACTAGATATATGGCTTTGTTTTTACTGAATGAACCAGAACTTATAGGGCCTGTAAGAAGTGCGAGACCTTATTTTATAACTACATTACTAGAATATGACCCTGTATATGTAAGATGTGGAGGTAGTGAAGCAGCGAAAGCAGATGTAAAGAAATTAAAGATAGCAGATATAGATGCTTTAACTAGTTCTAAAAGAGTTTTTTGG
This window encodes:
- a CDS encoding diacylglycerol kinase — encoded protein: MKVRRLIDSFNYAVSGIIYTLKTQRNMKIHFIAAFLVLFLSLFFNFSRTELLLLIFAISLVIIAEMINTSIEKTIDLITDKYHPLAEIAKNVAAGAVLISAINSVVVAYLLLFDRVNPYTSLIIIKIKNSPVHLTFISIFLVLIITIYVKTLTNTGTPFKGGLVSGHAAVAFATATAITFIGKNTLVTTLSFLIAFLVGQSRIEGGIHSTFQVFFGALLGILLTVLVFQFIG
- a CDS encoding DUF502 domain-containing protein is translated as MLRGIRNIFITGFLIILPIAGSLYIMYLFFSFIDNLFNIPLKGLLGIEVPGVGVILTFTIIFAIGVIARNYFGKKILHFTEKIIIKIPLVKTIYISIKQIVDTLFLKKNDAFKKAVLVEYPKEGVYTIGFITSESPKEISEKTKAECVSLFIPTTPNPTSGMFIIVPKDKVTYLDMDVEEAIKLIVSGGLVTPETK
- a CDS encoding DUF3048 domain-containing protein, with translation MHKRMGLLFIVTIVLISSLFGCTQKNVTAPKPTIAKEESNNKDNKIEENIKENEENEKENIISDENDDNNTNKADDLIQSPLSGIYAPKEKVLRRPVAVMYDNHPRARWQSGISQAEIIYEFLVEGKYTRYMALFLLNEPELIGPVRSARPYFITTLLEYDPVYVRCGGSEAAKADVKKLKIADIDALTSSKRVFWRYNKTGKRKPHNLYTSMEVIRKTQKERKYRLKGNFEAFEFNKEDINIDGIQANTVKIEYFDNNTTKYVYDEEDKVYKRYKDGKLHVDELDKSIITAKNIIIQRAKTKVIDSYGRLAIELVGKGKGIYITNGKAIDIGWEKKTRESKTLYFDLSGNRIKLNPGNTWIQVVKPSTKVTIE